GTGCCTCATAAAGCTGCCCCACATAACAAAGACGTAAAAAAGAACTCTCTACATTATTATCAGGAAGCTTTTTCGAATGCACAGCAAGAGGAATAACCTCTATGGGCACTTGTAGGGAGTAGGGAGGCGCTATTAAAATATTTTTAAGTTGTTCTGTTGTTACGCTCACAAGATCCGCGCAAGCAAGCATTTCTAGCTCCTGTGCAGCTCGCTTAGAAAATGTACGTCCTGGATAGTAACTTAATTCATGCACCTCATATACATAAAAAACACCTGCAACCTTTCTTTTTAGATGATATCTTCCTTGTTTAAAAACACTTAGAAAAACAACTTGCGGTAATTTTTTAAGAATGGCTCTTTGAGTAAAATAAAAAAAAGGGTAATTCCAACTCAAATTTAAACAGTTATTTTTACGAACAATAGGAAGAGAGTCGATTTCAAGTAAATCTTTATTCTCTAACGCCTTTGGCAAATAATGCAGAAGAAGCTCATTTTTAGACTTAGAGCCCTTGCCAATAAGTAGAGTTGTCTTTATGCCAGACTCTGCAAAAGCTGCACATTCTTGAAAAATATAAACATCATGAGCTGTTTTTTTGGGAAGAATTTCATTATAAGGATAAAAAACATGCATATAGCAAAACGTCTCAGGTTAGTGCTTCTAGATGAGATACTCTCTCCAACTTATTTTCTTGAAGATTATAAATTTCATAAGGCTTAAGTTCTCTGCAAAGATGATTTAAGTTATCTTTTCTTAATATGATAAAATCCACTTCTTGAAGAGATGCAAGCAAACTTAAAAATTCATGACTGCTAGCACTATTTCTTACATAAACAATAAGCTCTCCTGACTTATTTAAAGAAAGCTCTCGAATGCTTTTAAAAATAGAGGATGTCATTCCCAAGTGTCCATCAATACTCAACAGCGTAAAAGGTGTATCTCTGATAGCCATATGAAGTGCAAATAAATGTTCTTCATCAAAAATCTTATTTTTGGAATCCTGATGCAATAGCCTTCTTACAACTTGTGAAAGAGAAACTCTTGCACAACCAAAATGTTCTATTGCAATACCTGCTGCTATATTTGAAAGGAGTGCAGATTCTGCAAAATCAAACCCATTCGCAATGGCCATTGTAAGCATAGCAAGAACTGTATCACCTGCGCCCGTTACATCTTTTACTTCCTTTGCATGCACAGGAAAGTCTTCTCTTGCCTTTTCTCTTTGAAATAAAGAGATACCAGCTTCTGAGCGTGTAATAAAAAAGGCCTTTGCTAAAGTCTCTTTAAGAAGCTTAGCAGCAACCAGATCTAAGTCTGTATATTGATTTAAACCCGATGCTAAAATAGCTTCGCTCAA
The nucleotide sequence above comes from Chlamydiales bacterium. Encoded proteins:
- a CDS encoding glycosyltransferase family 4 protein, with product MHVFYPYNEILPKKTAHDVYIFQECAAFAESGIKTTLLIGKGSKSKNELLLHYLPKALENKDLLEIDSLPIVRKNNCLNLSWNYPFFYFTQRAILKKLPQVVFLSVFKQGRYHLKRKVAGVFYVYEVHELSYYPGRTFSKRAAQELEMLACADLVSVTTEQLKNILIAPPYSLQVPIEVIPLAVHSKKLPDNNVESSFLRLCYVGQLYEAQGILHLLHALVELPLATLKVVGGKEEEVAYYKSLADTLGISERVYFAGFHPPTKISELISDTDIFVAPFTASGKMPFVAHTKLMEYREWKRAMLVPDLPVVREHFNEADGVVFYEPGSTKSLVSSVSPYMQKSHLKQLQMMAMQRQEIFSWKKRAERYKQIIIDKK
- the rfaE1 gene encoding D-glycero-beta-D-manno-heptose-7-phosphate kinase, giving the protein MVRLVESLNRIEPSKVMLVGDFMLDAYTIGKVKRISPEAPVSVLQVEREEKRPGGAGNAALNLLSLGTEVVVVGRVGDDVGGDHLLQLLKSEGVDTRGILIERAYKTPIKNRIIAENQQMMRVDFESNSSLSLELEVEMLHLLPALMEGVKVVAISDYAKGFLSRKILQRVIELANEQEIPVIVDPKGSDFSKYLGVTIIKPNLSEAILASGLNQYTDLDLVAAKLLKETLAKAFFITRSEAGISLFQREKAREDFPVHAKEVKDVTGAGDTVLAMLTMAIANGFDFAESALLSNIAAGIAIEHFGCARVSLSQVVRRLLHQDSKNKIFDEEHLFALHMAIRDTPFTLLSIDGHLGMTSSIFKSIRELSLNKSGELIVYVRNSASSHEFLSLLASLQEVDFIILRKDNLNHLCRELKPYEIYNLQENKLERVSHLEALT